One Watersipora subatra chromosome 4, tzWatSuba1.1, whole genome shotgun sequence genomic window carries:
- the LOC137393537 gene encoding probable methylcrotonoyl-CoA carboxylase beta chain, mitochondrial, which translates to MALKPAMVRRIFTGVRYAILQSSACHGSTAAKTFTAISDTTDKSSENFKNLFSTSKGKEQEYQKLLEVVRQSDPKGVQRHLKQGKLLVRDRMSKLLDNVDDFLELSAVAGVGMPYGDIPSAGVVTGFGQVHGKDVLVIANDGSFKGGTVFPITLKKQLRAQQIAQELSIPCVYIVDSGGAFLPLQSEIFINGGITFYNEAVMSSMGIPQIAVVCGMCTAGGAYIPTMADEAIMVHKTGSIFLAGPPLVKAALGEIISAEELGGATMHSTVSGCVDHFARDEEESYRICRDVILSLNLPDVVYPQTFCPPLYDAEDLHGLVSACDPNAHQVISRIVDGSGFQEFKALYGKALVTGFASISGYPVGIVANAAAEWNADASTKASHFVQLCTQRRLPLIFLVNQHERDRHPDPLVNGEEMKCHARFMASVACSDVLKVSIVTGAFHGLDSYAMGSKALGSNLVFHWPSASFSMHSPDHLQSVSSMTEEEVGKKSSSLYAAANVWTDGMILPQQTRQVLSKVLQLFKYSKEMKLLAHESTTAKQTNFRM; encoded by the exons ATGGCACTCAAACCAGCAATGGTTAGACGCATATTCACAGGTGTTCGATATGCAATTCTTCAGTCATCAGCTTGCCATGGCTCTACTGCCGCTAAGACCTTCACTGCCATCAGCGATACAACAGACAAATCTAGTGAAAACTTCAAAAACTTGTTCAGCACCAGCAAGGGAAAAGAACAGGAGTACCAAAAATTATTAG AGGTCGTGCGACAAAGTGACCCTAAGGGAGTACAGCGACATCTAAAGCAAGGAAAACTTCTGGTCCGTGACAGGATGAGCAAACTGCTGGACAATGTAGACGACTTCTTGGAGTTATCTGCTGTGGCGGGTGTAGGAATGCCATATGGCGACATACCATCTGCAGGCGTTGTCACTG GGTTTGGGCAAGTGCATGGCAAGGATGTCCTCGTCATAGCTAATGATGGATCATTCAAGGGTGGTACTGTTTTTCCTATTACACTCAAAAAACAGCTGAGAGCGCAGCAAATAGCACAGGAGTTGTCAATCCCTTGTGTGTATATCGTGGACTCTGGTGGTGCTTTCCTTCCTCTACAG TCTGAAATCTTCATCAATGGTGGAATCACTTTTTACAATGAGGCTGTGATGTCTTCAATGGGAATTCCACAG ATAGCTGTAGTGTGTGGAATGTGTACTGCGGGTGGTGCCTACATACCCACAATGGCAGATGAAGCTATTATGGTACATAAAACTGGGTCTATATTTCTGGCTGGTCCACCGTTGGTCAAGGCAGCTCTAGGAGAGATAATCTCTGCTGAGGAACTGGGAGGAGCAACTATGCATTCTAC AGTAAGCGGGTGTGTTGATCACTTTGCGCGTGATGAAGAAGAGTCATACAGAATCTGCAGAGATGTGATTCTCTCTCTCAACTTGCCAGATGTTGTTTATCCTCAAACCTTTTGTCCGCCATTATATGATGCTGAGGATCTTCATGGTCTTGTGTCTGCATGCGACCCGAACGCTCATCAG GTTATATCAAGAATTGTAGATGGAAGCGGGTTTCAGGAGTTTAAAGCCCTCTATGGAAAGGCATTAGTTACTGGCTTTGCTTCTATATCTGG GTATCCAGTAGGAATAGTGGCTAATGCTGCTGCCGAGTGGAATGCTGACGCTAGCACAAAAGCTTCACACTTTGTGCAACTTTGCACCCAGAGACGGCTGCCTTTGATATTCCTAGTCAACCAACATGAGCGGGACAGGCACCCCGATCCTCTAGTCAATG GTGAGGAGATGAAATGTCATGCAAGGTTTATGGCTTCCGTGGCCTGCTCTGATGTTCTTAAGGTCTCTATTGTGACAGGTGCCTTTCATGGACTGGACAGCTATGCCATG GGTAGTAAGGCTCTAGGCTCCAACTTGGTCTTCCATTGGCCAAGCGCGAGTTTCTCCATGCATTCTCCTGACCATCTTCAGTCTGTGTCTTCTATGACCGAAGAAGAAGTGGGAAAAAAGTCAAGTTCTCTCTATGCAGCAGCCAATGTATGGACAGATGGGATGATTCTACCTCAGCAGACACGGCAG GTGCTGAGCAAAGTGCTCCAGCTGTTCAAGTACTCCAAGGAAATGAAGCTACTGGCTCACGAGTCAACAACTGCAAAACAGACCAACTTTAGAATGTAG